The genomic window CTCGAAGAAATCAGACagcatgtattttaaataatatctttctaatattataatttcaaactattatttaaatttacttgcattacgtttatattaagaacaaatttatataaattgtttttattttataaattattataaaataatacgattaatatattaatgtacacaaaaaatagttttctttaTGGTACAACAAGAAATTTTAAGCATAGAATACAGTGCACGAGtcggctttatttatttaaatctaaccaatcagtgttatttaaaacatatactcATTAGTAATTGAAATCGCTAATAGTATACAATTATACAGCTTTATTTGTAAAGGTTTTTTAACgcgtgtaattatttaaatactggcTTCTCTCTGTAATTATTGATTTGGTTACAGAGAGAATGAATTTTGACcgatttgtattatatatatctagaaGTTACAttagttagtttaattttagatGGAACGTGCAAACCGGAAGTATATACTGACTCAAGGGCCGCTCGCTTTCACCGTCGGTCACTTTTGGCTGATGGTCTGGGAACAGAACAGTCGCGCAATCCTCATGCTGAATAAGATCATCGAGAAGAACGAGATCAAATGTCACTGGTACTGGCCCCATGGTGTCGGCGAGGACGAAAAGTTTGTCCTCTCCGATGTCAAACTAACCGTCGAACAAATAAGCGAGGAGGATTGCAACTATTACACTACCCGTGTTTTTAGGTGAGTTGATGTgcactttgttttaatttattgtcgCCTTGCAGTTTTATGCGAAAACAATTTAGATCCACCAGGATCACGGACCACCAAAGCGGAAATGGTAGAGAAAAGAGATGTCGTTAATAACAAATAGCACGTATCAAATGTATTTCCACATCTGGCCGCTTTGGTGGATATTGGACCTTAACCTTTTATTTATACGACGCGCTCACACCGCACGCAACACAGGCAACGCGTGTAACAACTGAGCGCTGATTTCCCGGAAGCAGTTCACTGAATTCCATAATTTGCAATTCCTTTGCACGAACAAGCTAAATCTTGTTTGATAATTAAgccttaatgtatatttttttctatataatttcataattatcatcAACAAATGTCAACACAGAGGAAATTGTTTACGAGAAGCGATTTAATAACGTCTAATACtacgaattaatatattactccAGCTCATTAGTTAtagattatcttttattaatgcgATGCGAAATCGTCATGAATCAGCTTATGcgaaagattttttattgaatacacaAATGTTTGTACACAATTCTGCCTCCtttccttattatatatagttttatcgCTAAACGTGATAGCGATGTGTTCACCACTTATTGTAAAATTCACTTTCAATTGCTCATTTTCATGATTatgtgttgtatatatataaaggtattTATTCTTTCGAGATAACGCCTCAGTTAACGCTTCtgtgaaataatattagtatttttaattctattatttttcaatttctgctatttcatatatttattgtaacatatTTAACTATTCATTGAAACTGTGCGTCACGTAAGATTCATGCTATGATTACTCCTTAAGGGACATTGCGTTTATTCGTATTGCTCTGTTTTTTGGTACATTGTGCaaccaaaataattattggcACTTATtggattttgtttattataacaccaagcattttcaaatatataatatattagttgtcACCAAACCgcttattattaacaaaatcggGAAAAGGATCGACGGatctcaaataataattaatattggtcACAGTTTCATGCCGATGCGATcagtagttttcacgtgattgacgcacaatgaaaaaataatatatggatAGATTAAGCGTAAGAATACTTTTTGGAAAGACATAatctcgctgagtttctttcatcAAGCAAGCAAGCGTAATTCCATATTGAAAAGAATTTTAGTTTCGATGAATCGccaatagtttataaattttctacaaataaatgtaacaataaaacaagaatGGAAAAGAACCATGTAATTCGCGTAGGTAACAAGCACCAACGTGGGCTTTCTGCTCGTTATAAAAACGCCGACTCGAAGCGCATAGAATTGCATTAGATTTATCTACGAGCGAAGACTATTTACACACGCgtacttgttatattttatgaagcGAATATTGTGCGAATTGtactatcaaatattataatttaagcgtctagtttatatatatttatagtttaacaaGGTATCGATATCAGATCGATACGAGAGCTTATATCATGACTAAGGTTGAGCCTGGAATTAGCCTAGCGAATGACGTGCAACCGATAGCGACGGAGGCTTAAAagtcgttatatttattttaagaaactgattatttaataatatatagaaattaattgCTTAGAGGTAAagcggatatatttttttacttagtgTTACATAAAAACTCATCTGTAAACAGTAGGatcaataagaaataattaactaaaattgaACATACACCTTAGTATTTCATCAGAAAAACGCATCGATGACATTTAActcataatttttgtttaatttcataacttaataattatagttctaATTAACGTACATAGgtacgtacataaaataaagtttataatatgttaaaaataatatatattaaatataaataatgtcatcTCTTATAGAATCTTCGACATGGAGAGCTCTGAAAGTCGTGAGGTCATACAGTTCCACTACACGACGTGGCCCGACTTCGGTGTCCCTTCTTCCCCTGTGGCTTTCCTGGAGTTCTTAAAGAAGGTCCGCTCGTCTGGCGCCCTGGACCCTGAAGTTGGCCCACCCGTCGTACACTGCAGTGCTGGTATTGGACGATCAGGAACGTTCTGCTTGGTCGACTCCTGTCTTGTTATTGTGAGTACTGATATACACATgtacaattaaaacattaaactgTACaggtttatgtatatgtatacatatgaaTGATTATAGAGGTGTCCGGCATAGGTCCTACTCATACACTATTCCTaaaaaagacttttttttatagcatagatAGGTGGACTGCCAAAtgggtcaccactgcccaaataaattggtgccgtaagaaatgttatcgattccttacatcgccaatgcggccccaacgttgggaactgagatgtgactgtaccttgtgcctatagttattCAGGCGTTCTTAAAACTTGGACACAACAATCTTAATGATTGCTACCTCGTTGTAGAAcataatatgatgagtggtctaccaccaagtagatccTAATCGATGTCATTAGGATGTTCCAATAGACAATTTACTACTTTTTGCTGGTTTGAAATATTCCAAATCGTTTTTTTATGacgaataataataaggttGGTTCGACTACTTCAGTTAATGTCTGTCTCGGCGCTACAGCACTATTGTTACAACTTCTCAAGCGTttctaattatatacaattcatTTCACTATTAATCGCACATTTTCAACGAGTTGACgttattgttaacaattcgacTGATATGTTACtgattttatgtaatacttGTTACAGATCGAAAAGGAAGGCATGGAAAGTGTGAACATACAGCAGATCCTTTTAGAAATGCGCAAGGATCGCATGGGCTTGATACAGACGCCGGATCAGTTACGTTTTTCATATCAGGCCATCATCGAAGGCTTCAAACGATTCAATCCTAATTTCGTAAGTATTTTtctcatagattttaattaaaataaatcgaatacaCTTTGTGGTACCTCagtttttaaaacagtaatcgCAAAAACGAAGAAGGCGTAGAGCTTTAATATTGACTGTACCGGGTCGCTTTGGACTGTACGCTTGTGATAAACAAACAACACTTTTCGTCATTCGTCATTGTTTAAAAAGTAACTGtatccttaaaaatattattcacggTGAGCtgtattaagtaatttatatatttctaggGAGGTTGTTATTGTTAACATTTTCTGTCTCTATCAACAGAAGGAGGATCCAAAAATGGAAGAGAGTATATATTCAACAGTCGCCGAGGAGAACGAGGAGGAAGCGCCACCACCACCGCCACCGAGGGCCGAGAGCCTCACCAGGGCTCCGGCCAGGCCCTTGCCCGCTATACCCACCAGTGCTTCACTTGGTACGAATATAACTATCTTCAAGAACTCAGTTGTTGTTCTGATTTGTTTCCAGTCGGCGATTTTGTGTTTGCAACTGATTGCGATTCTTTAGAATAAcactgataattataaaaaaggtgACAATATGATTTTGGTGCGGTcggagttttaaattttttatataattacttatatatgataaatatataataccatgCTTATTGACAATTTCGTGAACTGGatttgtaacaaaattgtaatatcaTATCCACTCGAAGGTTTTCTTTAAACCGAGCAATTATATTTACGGGTTTACAAGCATAGTCATAATTAGGtagtatttatgattaaaatgatggaaatattaaaatgaatttaaatgaacTCATTCAACAATCCAATAGAATTAAAAGTGACAATGAACATTATTTTCCAGGCAACTTGAACTATACACGTTCGCCAGAGGGCTCTAGCTCGGACGACGAGCCGCCGACGCCTCCAGCGCGCGAGTGCTCCTCCCCGGCCTCTTCTGCCGACGACGAGGACGATGAGCCGATATCAGTTACTGAAAGGTGAAATACTTTTAGATTACTTACAAAATTACGAAAAGTTATTTCATGGAAATAAACTCGACCGtatcgtttataaatatataagtaatttattttctaaatcgcGGTTCAGacaattacaaatattgtacACAGTTTTATGatcaattaacatattattttagctAGATCTTCCTTTAATGCCATGCTTTAAATCTACCTGAGTTTTTCGCTGACAAATACCACATTACTTGGTAGTAAGActttgtgcaaatccgtctgtgtaggtaccacccactcatcaagtATTCTGCCGCCAcaaagaaatacttagtattgttgtgaccCGGTTTAacagggtgagtgagccagtgtaactacaggcactacgGAGATttggtggggcattggcgatgtatggcatagttaggttaggttaggtttctTTCAGTGTCAATGTCTTTGAGCGATCGTGACCACtttacatcaggtggcccattttcccgtccaccttacctataacataataaaaacttagCATTTTTATAACGGTTTAAGTCATTTCGATATGAACACTTACCATCGGCGAGTTGATGAATTCATTAACGTGTATTACTAACGTGCTATAACTATATTGCGTATTATGTTTCAGCGGCGAGAACGGCGAGACGCTGCGACGGCGCCGCACCCGCGAGCTCGCCGAGCGCGTCTCCGTGATGAAGAAACGTGCGCGCGACGCCGAGAGATGGCACGCCCTCAAGAGGTCTCTATACAAGCCACTCACCATCACATTCGGATTCATTCTAGCCGGCATCGTTATCTACACATACGTCAAACATTAATACTAACACTGTTTACTCATATACCTGAATTTTTGTACACGCAATGTATACGTAGCTTTAGACCGACCCTCGCTACCGAAGCGCCGTCGCCGTGTAGACATCGCGGATTGTGACAACTTGGTTCGTTATCATTATACAATGCAATCGATTTATATATCTTCGATCGTAATCGCTCGATGTACatttaaggaatattttatatagaaaatctGCCATGAAATTATTCATCgaagtttttgttattatcaatACGTCTACTTTATTATCTGTTTTTGTTAATAGATCGTTCTAAGTATACAATACGTATATGCGTTTTATGGAGTGTTCAGACTTGACTATTAATTCTATTAGCACGGCACCTGTTAATGCTAGAGAGCTACttgacgtatttttttataaaatcatggTAGTGCAtgaaatgataattctaatCTAATCTTAAATAGACGTAgacatttttataagattttttaacaaaaatgtaatactttaacACATTCAATGAACTTTCATAATCTTATTACAAACTTCAGCTGACTTTATCAGCGTGTCTTAGAGTAATTAAACCTTCACATTAACTTCAACCACAAACAACTTGCACTAAACTGGCCCACCTTTTAAGATGTCAATTACGGATCTTATGCCATAGGCTTAGAATAAAAAGTTCACGGCGATATGCGATGCATACGTTcctgttgtatttaaaaattaccctACGAAGGAATTTTAGATACTCTTTATCATTTAGAAATTTCGATctgctaataaaaaaagtaataaaaaaagacattcgAATAATCGTTCTCTATAATGTACACTTAGGTTTCTACAATGAATTTCTTAAAGCATAATTCTATAACGACATGAACTGCGACTGCCAATACATTCAATGATATCAACACATTCTAAACATATATTGCTAAGTGACTATTataacgttaaattattttataaaatccattTTGGACAATTTTGTCCATTGTTTAatagacaaataaattttattttttatgattttatttaaagttttttatttcgtcCATTCGACAAGTTGACGTTTCGATTTAATATTCGATGCACAATCGAATGTTTTATGTAAACTCCGAGCATGTTAGATGATTTGTATCATATCGTATGGTATTCAATTCAAAAGATGAGCTTGACTCATGTATCCAACCAGTGcctagattatttttttagtgtGATACGCATTTTGGAAGTCACAATTCGAAGGATATGATAACCTATTTATAGctaattaatatagattaatcaCATAGATCAACATTCAATAGATCAATTTGAAAAACGTTCGacgatatcgatattttttatagaatacatCGACGTCAAAGCCTTATATAGccgtatgtaatatttttatttaaaagtactgtcttttatggaaatatttaatttttttacgtgctatattttattttaattaatttgaaatgctGCAAAATGagcaatacatattatgttaaatttatgattgtatttaGTACAAACAATTTAACTTTGCCGGTCTGAAGTTGTAAGTGACGTAATTGTAGCACAGTAAAGTGAAGCCTTCGAACGAAGCGGATACAAATACCCGTTACGTATGATGTAGACTTTGATATCGCTGAATCTGTATCAAATTAATTgttgttaaatatgtattttgttcgttgttatgttatattgccatttgttgttttttgtaaCTTTGTTATTTGTTGAATTTTTGTCACTGCATTTAATTTAGTCATGcacaaaaaataatgaactaaaATTTGTTCAACATGTCGATGatagttttacataaaaatgcaagtttaaatttaatgaaactagataagttttattttacaatcgaACGATGCAACAAAGTTAAAGTGTTTGTACTGAActattttgttatgtataataatggtattttaaatgtataatatgttgACGAAATCACAATTCTCCACACCAGATTATTAACGTGATAATCATTCtaaatgtttcattaattatgaattatgtgttataaatatatttattaaactgtaaTATGTAACTTAGTAGTAATTAGTAAAAGTTAAcaacaaaatcattattattgtatcatCCGTAGAGTAACATTAGCATGTATGATGATCTGCCACAAACTAAGTGATATAGACAAGTTCTCATATTTACAAGATGTAGAATTaggaatatgttatttaaattggtgGGGTTGTAAAATTTGAACAGCGGTTTATTAATTTCAGGTTAAAATCGGAGGAAAACTCTAAAACTGAACCATGCGAAGACTGAAGAGATTAGGTAACAAACATTTTTAGAGAAATTTTATGCGAAACATTgagatataaaagtattaacatatctttattatttaaatttttcgcttGTTTTAAAGATGATTTAATTCCATACAAGCGGTTGAAACGAGATCACATGATTCCTAGATTATGATATTAGTACTGAGATTTTTAGAACATGCATCTGAAATCGTATCTTCaatagaataaattaacaacatccGTCCCGAATTCATAAAAGAACAGTTCAACTAATCCAATAACATTAAGACAACCTGACCGTTACATTGAATTCACTTCATTTAACATAACTTAGACTGCTATAATGACACCAATACCACTAgatctatacaaataaacttaGTGTTAAGAAAACTCgtacaatataatatcagaTCTTAGCAAATCAATGAAGTCAGGATTTTTGACGGAATTTGTTTTTTGGCGTAATAATAACAACacttatattgttaaatataatttgcttatGTATATGGAATATATCGTAGCTATTGCAGCAAATAGACGTGCCTACACAACTATTAGACTAATAAAGGGTTACTTACTAGCTTAAGTAAAAATTGTAACGAATGTTAGATTGTGTTGATAAGCTCCCAGTTAATAAGTAGGTTAATCTAGTGTTTAGCGAGCTGTCTTAGCTTGGGCTCGATAACGATATCAGAACATTATAGTGCACACAATTTGATCGCCGATTGATCGTCGTACTACATTGTAccgacattaaaatttataattatcagaTAGGAATTACAGTAACGTCAAGCGGACACGTTAtggatataatagaaatatttttatagtgcaATTTTGGTACATTTATCTCAGATTAATGTTAAGATGTCTGAAGTTGAAGAAAAGCGGTCGTGTTCATTGGAAGCACTTCCGCCTTCTGCTATCTCAATACGATTCACTTCCGCTCGCTCCGTTTCACTAATCGAGTATTAtgaatttgattgaattttgtTGCAATgtgattgtttaaaaattacatcgaataataatgtagaaatatttttacacggAATTGCCGATCTAGTACTTCAATGTTTGCATGGTAAATGTGAgagtgtaaataatataaagtaaacgagtgaatattaaattatttatttaggtctTATTTTTTGTATCAGAAATTAAAACCTATATTGgggaaacattttttaacaaattaatacgTTGTCGCGGTTATTTATTACCATGCtggggtaattttttttttgtaaccttTCGAAATGAATGTTTTAGTTACAATGTTCGActcaattatactttaaaaatcacTGTTAGggattgattattaattttgtcgATAATGAATTTCATCGTAAATTGTTCAGTGCTTTATCTATAAAAGCAGACATGCAGAGtaactttaacatttttaatattataatgaatatttagtaGTAGAAAAACTCATCCGCCGGCTGGCGAGGTGCGCACGCCTTTGTCGGGCACTTTAGCAATAATCTTCGTATGATGATGCTCCGACTTGACTTAACGAATCGTTTAGCACTATTCAAACGACGTGCCTTATTCAAAgttctatcttttatattatacctgAGATTTAATATAGGATGTATCGTTATACCGGTTGACATGtattatgtgatttattttcatgttctggccaacatacataacattacctATACATAACATAGGTTTAATAATGGAACACATTCTTGCCAATTATGTTAAAGTAAcataatgttatttgttattgtacaaaatcaaaatatttcccCATTAAAGGCATGCAATTGATTTGCACAAACAGAAAACTATACTTTGTTTTGTCGTTGTGAGATAACTGATAATAGATAAGCCATCTGTCACGGATCACGATTAAAACCGTTGGCAGCTTATTGTGGTTTTCACGCTTAGGATTGCACCGACATCtttaattgttgtattttaattctttatctGTGGACAAAGCAAACCTCtaatgttacattattatacTGAAGGCATAAGTTCACAATTTGCAAGCACGTAAAATATAGCAATGAATGAGTTCgagaatttttataattgtatttaaactttataatgtaTATCTATAGCAAAATTATTATCCCTCAATTTAATGTTAGACTTTAGGCATTTCTCTTCAAAATATctactattaattaaatgatactaatcagactattaataataattaattaacttattactCATTTGTACATTGACAGATggtttactatattataattatttaagttagattttagtctaatatatataaaaatatatatgaataaaatttagtcaaaaattataattgtgagTCTTATTTGTGCATTTTGTCATTAAGGATCAAGGACGACTTAACTGTCAGGAATGAAATATGACAGCACCTAAAAAGGGGGTAAGAGCAGTTACCCACCCACTTCATAGCTTCACATGCCGTCCAAGGCATGggtataaaatagtaaaaacgtGTTGGTGCGTTATTACGACAAATAACTGTCTAACCTGAATCGAACTCCTTTGGTATGACAACTATCAGTTTCCTTTGTTCAATCTTATCTTTTGTATAAACCTATTCATGCTCAagagaaaatatttactaacaaaACGTCGAGTTGCTAAATAATGTAAATCATCATACGACATGCGATGAGAtggttttaacaataaaaaataacatcaacaaatattaaatacacaataatatactaattattacagAGTCCTCCGGCACAGACCACTCATAGATATACTTCTAGCAAAATCAAAGaaagttttattactttttactaattgatatattcctaataattacaaattatcgACGTTTTGCCTGATATTAGTTACGATACGATATTCtagacaacaaaataaataaaaggccCTTTTTACAAAATCTCACAAACTATAAaattttcgatattttaaaGACATAATTTTGCCTAATCTGCCGGCCGAagttataactataattatgttaactGCATTAACCTTTTCTCTTTCCGTTATgcaaagtacatatataaattgtattcattaGCTCTCAATATCTGGAGCGACAAATACGAAATGAACAGAAAAAGCCCAGGGTAGTTTAGATACTTTACAATGTACGGAAGGGTAAAGAGACAATGTCCTGACTCCGGACTGCGAATTTATAGAGAAaataacccaataactttttatttgcaCGACCCTTGGCTCGAACCTAGGAACTCGAGTTCTGCGGTCTAATAATTTAGTCACTAGACCAAAGTGTCAGTCAACGCGATTATATGTATTCTAACAGTAAATAGTGTAACGCTATATGCTAAACCGAGCCAAGCCGAGCTAAGCCGAGCCAAGCAGAGCCAAGCCAAGCCTTGGAATTGAATAAAAGAGACTGTAGCCCATGGCAACCGATATAACAGAGAAAGAAAAGTCGGGGTCGTTATAGTAACAAGGCGGTAAAATATAACgaagttgaaaaaatattaaagatgaataataaaaaatatatataacatagttgtTGTTATTGCCTTTCGTTTCAATAGATATTATCTGTACGAGTGAGTGTCTAATTTACTGAATATAGACATACGTTCTAGGACAGTTGGTTCTATTCTTCactattctaatttatttatagtttggtACTGTTAGTATTactagaaaataaaactaaaacttctgaattgaaacatttatttatttcaaacggCCATAGAATTCTGAAGACAATTCGttacaattatgtatttttactgttttaaattaatctgtgtACAACATCAATAAAACGATAATAGTACAATTGGCTAcgtgattatttattatgacaacAAGAAATTTGAAGAGCTTAACATTTTCCATTAAAAGTTCGTTTACACAGTGTCTTATCGTCTTATGAACATCGAGAACAAGtgctttaaataactatttatgcTAAACATTTATATCGAAAGACATTTCATTGAGGACAGTCTTTGTAACATATATCTTGAATCATTACAGCATGAGAATTCGACATAAGAATCCATTACAttttcgtaatatattattttaagtatacatCTATTACACCAATCATGGGTTGAAATactcatacatatttatagtaaataacgTCATATCATGGCTCGTGAAGCAACACTTATtatatccaaatatatatttattattcgattatttggtaatattatatttttgtaaactcAAGTAAGACTGGTTCTCATTTATGAGAACTGAGAAAAATTATGACA from Vanessa tameamea isolate UH-Manoa-2023 chromosome Z, ilVanTame1 primary haplotype, whole genome shotgun sequence includes these protein-coding regions:
- the LOC113400727 gene encoding tyrosine-protein phosphatase non-receptor type 61F-like isoform X1 translates to MNDEKMNSHNIEAEYMDIANRNAWPIIYQKIGRECQSYPYTCLEAKKPQNKPLNRYRDVNPYDHSRVVLTRSERDYINANLVKMERANRKYILTQGPLAFTVGHFWLMVWEQNSRAILMLNKIIEKNEIKCHWYWPHGVGEDEKFVLSDVKLTVEQISEEDCNYYTTRVFRIFDMESSESREVIQFHYTTWPDFGVPSSPVAFLEFLKKVRSSGALDPEVGPPVVHCSAGIGRSGTFCLVDSCLVIIEKEGMESVNIQQILLEMRKDRMGLIQTPDQLRFSYQAIIEGFKRFNPNFKEDPKMEESIYSTVAEENEEEAPPPPPPRAESLTRAPARPLPAIPTSASLGNLNYTRSPEGSSSDDEPPTPPARECSSPASSADDEDDEPISVTESGENGETLRRRRTRELAERVSVMKKRARDAERWHALKRSLYKPLTITFGFILAGIVIYTYVKH
- the LOC113400727 gene encoding tyrosine-protein phosphatase non-receptor type 61F-like isoform X2 codes for the protein MNDEKMNSHNIEAEYMDIANRNAWPIIYQKIGRECQSYPYTCLEAKKPQNKPLNRYRDVNPYDHSRVVLTRSERDYINANLVKMERANRKYILTQGPLAFTVGHFWLMVWEQNSRAILMLNKIIEKNEIKCHWYWPHGVGEDEKFVLSDVKLTVEQISEEDCNYYTTRVFRIFDMESSESREVIQFHYTTWPDFGVPSSPVAFLEFLKKVRSSGALDPEVGPPVVHCSAGIGRSGTFCLVDSCLVIIEKEGMESVNIQQILLEMRKDRMGLIQTPDQLRFSYQAIIEGFKRFNPNFKEDPKMEESIYSTVAEENEEEAPPPPPPRAESLTRAPARPLPAIPTSASLGNLNYTRSPEGSSSDDEPPTPPARECSSPASSADDEDDEPISVTESGENGETLRRRRTRELAERVSVMKKRARDAERWHALKRLKSEENSKTEPCED